TTCCCTTCGCTTGGTCTTTTCACTATGAGCCACATGGCCTACGAGATCGACCGTGTCCCCGAGGACGAGCCTAGCCTTACCGAGATGTCGATCGCTGCCCTCAACGCCCTCCACAAGGCCGACAAGCCGTTCTTCATTATGATTGAGGGCGCACGCATTGACCATGCTGGCCACAACAACGACCCCGTCGGCCACATCTACGACATCATTGAGTACAACAAGGCTTTCGAGGCTGTGTCCAAGTGGATTGACGAGCACGACACCTCGGATGACGAGGATGGCCACGAGATCCTGCTTGTGTCGACCTCGGACCACGAGTGTGGTGGTCTCGCTCTCTCGTGGCAGCGCCCTGAGGACAAGACTGGCGAATACGCTTTCTACCCTGATGCTCTCCTTAAGGCCAAGCACTCGACCGAGTACCTGGCCGACCTCGCTTTCAGCAAGATCCGCAACGACACTTCTGACGCTCGCTTCAAGTACATGAAGGAGGAGATTGTCGAGAAGAACCTCGGCGTTCACGATGTGTCTGACGACGAGATCAACCGTGCTGTTGAGCTTCTTGGCGAAGAGGATATTGTTCCTCTCACTCTCTGGCTCTCGAGCATCCTGAActggcgtgcgcagctcgactGGAGCAGCGATGGCCACAGCGGTGTTGACGTCAACCTGTACATGCACCAGAAGCACCCGAAGAAGGAAGTACTCGACGAGTTCCGCGGCAACCACGTTAACACTTGGATTGCCAACTTCACGCAGCGCTACCTTGATCTCGACCTTGACTCGGTAAGCCGTAAGCTCAACCACGGCAACTCCAGCGTTCCTGG
The sequence above is a segment of the Malassezia japonica chromosome 6, complete sequence genome. Coding sequences within it:
- a CDS encoding alkaline phosphatase (EggNog:ENOG503NUPA; COG:G; SECRETED:SignalP(1-22)) gives rise to the protein MLFDKLVVSIAVVLVCLSNVEAKKRSVVQMISDGFGPASETLARDFLQVKEHKSWDSQLPLDKRLIGQISTRSTDSFVTDSAASATAYSCGLKSVNGYIGVDVDAVPCGTILEAAKAKDFHTALVTTSRVTHATPASWSSHIYDRDLENEIAEQQLGNYTLGRQVDILWGGGRRQFVPKSVKGSSREDDINLIKKAQQDGWTVVQNQTEFETFKKGENVSFPSLGLFTMSHMAYEIDRVPEDEPSLTEMSIAALNALHKADKPFFIMIEGARIDHAGHNNDPVGHIYDIIEYNKAFEAVSKWIDEHDTSDDEDGHEILLVSTSDHECGGLALSWQRPEDKTGEYAFYPDALLKAKHSTEYLADLAFSKIRNDTSDARFKYMKEEIVEKNLGVHDVSDDEINRAVELLGEEDIVPLTLWLSSILNWRAQLDWSSDGHSGVDVNLYMHQKHPKKEVLDEFRGNHVNTWIANFTQRYLDLDLDSVSRKLNHGNSSVPGSGSSNHSTPTGAYKHTVNRVVMPDPFHNGRGRRSHFGRHD